In Bactrocera oleae isolate idBacOlea1 chromosome 3, idBacOlea1, whole genome shotgun sequence, a genomic segment contains:
- the CdGAPr gene encoding GTPase-activating protein CdGAPr, with protein MSEKWRALNSTSGNVHGLTQKTVTATTAKTSSRSVAKLQNMASNHINSGSSSSHIVPHIGAPTLISTTLQQLPPPTPTPTPTTPTPQSMAGGDGNISSTSHSPNTAMLASGAAGTDTESNSTDYNAGAGAGGALGAGVQLNFHLLTTDACTAGDGNSIMNSSQISGNSNESMQLSSSPAAVGGGAASIAGKSGGGKHLTAHSVAGKSCRFPKLEECAHFHYERVQLGAFSVRLMDDKSELLNSSIASQSIGGDIAGSQLGQVLSNSGTGPSSYRSFSPANCWFIIKVFPHSCDPFLVKRSFDNMQMLDEMLHRCVYDRKISGLKNLEELDFKSEEDVEYAVAKYLERFSKIASDSLTCGTILTWLQLDNKGRRLPLADGDTMRTINTPAVGAAYGVRRYQAQASDEISIEVGDMISVIDMPSPAESIWWRGKKSHLQKSQYEVGFFPQSCVATIGDKVPRHFPMPAPLVGQLDVSPTKPVLRKHGKLIAFFRSFILSRPSRRRLKQSGIYRERVFSCDLSEHLLNSGQEIPMVLKCCAEFIEEYGIVDGIYRLSGITSNIQKLRRAFDEERIPDLGNPEMKQDIHAVSSLLKMYFRELPNPLCTYQLYDNFVEAIQEKSESNERLRLMKETVLKLPPPHYRTLKYLAEHLNRISQHSARTSMNDKNLAIVWAPNLLRSPALESGGVAALRGVGVQAVVTEYLIRNCHNIFDAFDDMNVRLSYIATAGAAHANETRLDSLTDCESLLVEQREHDQSLSYMERPKSLSTGGPKLISLEEAQERHSRIDGLDMKTTMPINMVSSNAANIGSYIEVGGGPSSLPDKYHTVLSVPRSWQKRKTHSWKSLFTRNQRPISNGAHDLKTGAASTAVASSVVPPARQKDGSHTQVTFAEADLIITNAGKVGKALHKQEKPKSIELFETSNRRDEVAGKPMEVCVRSNSIDSLRTAGHSRSVSHDSYFDLLQSPQRGHVTTCPSRELSELGLNFDREEPEMRIFSESESLVSSPRVGKENIPPSSCAASRRILRARPEEFSSQTNSVNPSPKKQPRLNLHLSPSAASALANNWAQQGGGGAAGVTSGTMLDAAGNELVCHEHHAHLSSDESCCKRYKLEDQLSDIQFIDCSTPEHTIANPQTLYASVQVHAPPKSALSKNSLYSSTESTNKSQDAVSAKAAQFEKKYGITAKGGEKKSSAGAAAAAAAGGSIISTRYSYPTVQLGAKRKDQDSFKERFSYPGSGVSNERRFSAKDAAARMQFEDELFAKRELESITQVPYGRNTNYNNHSHAPKNLPDLMRPKNRNSYCNANEALNTLLLRNSTNEITKDPKSDMERSKISVTPSSPMQSPRYSLLVGETSSENSSAVNTPQYDLEPLMATSAMSGLSQLSGASSHQQQQPLLLGVDTGSCLGTSHESLGSNFTSHSNITNASHHERRDMHALKRELSLDLQPLTTKMTIDGVDGIGNGGAGHASTLPYNRQRELAQQLIPSPNNSNFTDNTSQSVTPSEFGYQNLQRQSSMHSLIETEAESPAYEEYENTPSNMASPLLGAQKPPPVGGPTSPIRATISITYNLRSPREELPSKCYAVMRDKTKTAAKGPLLETSFDENTVYEQVRFFRNSVTEVNQLLNDERKCAVTLECLKETNENDMQEFSAYENVPLLNEETTIKGCRPDVPMCGEKNLLDSLEDAAEHEDEGLLYENVELRKPKSVYENLLGEQLKGTEVRETDASDKLELDSLDSIKTDTDIVKAECVELANVNTQALEREPPHSAGIVENSARKSPSNFSVKELATKFESSPVEQLSAFDFSSRSSIKKHTDVVNAELKTSQTSLSSNTEQTTTTKETINPKQKLTKSQQITRSLDENAFVREFGSKHLQELNTRSTQQLPELAEVTNRRKSFDFTRPKTLNPPKRLPGIPITEEICFSKSEKTAHKQEKSYNHAVVDAALENDCETAELKITPTTENRISLIQNNVNSSAQQGAATANSTAAAINASASDLSNSNLNLSTSSLKVLSGVKLDRERIDKIKEERRQQLTQKYRGDTTNFKSRSKTDLHTPSHKDDDKFNGVESLRVKSKSRGDMRALQQENENVKELLGRARLLAGSESTLHAPRVRSISDEKNQNCDANTITTATVQNSNSNATNNSTTNDVTTNLTSSPGNVNYAKKTPAAQEEFSARATVQKFERKSFEYANGIAAPIASSTAARERNNRSEVTSGGTSNSSSGIGSVAALSTSRQSLTSTREKISPQFSIRDMTAMFESRSQNS; from the exons AAATCCTGTCGCTTTCCGAAACTCGAAGAATGCGCACATTTCCATTATGAACGCGTGCAGTTGGGCGCATTTTCGGTGCGTCTAATGGACGATAAATCCGAATTGCTCAACAGCAGCATAGCATCACAATCAATTGGCGGCGATATTGCCGGCAGTCAACTGGGACAGGTGCTCAGCAACAGCGGTACCGGTCCCTCATCCTACCGTTCCTTCTCGCCAGCGAATTGTTGGTTCATCATAAAAGTTTTTCCGCACAGCTGTGATCCGTTTCTAGTGAAGCGTTCCTTTGACAATATGCAGATGTTGGATGAGATGTTGCATCGCTGCGTGTATGATCGCAAAATAAGCGGTCTGAAGAATTTAGAAGAGTTGGATTTCAAGAGTGAGGAAGATGTTGAGTATGCGGTTGCAAAATATTTGGAGCGTTTCTCAAAGATCGCCTCCGATTCCTTAACCTGCGGCACTATACTCACTTGGTTGCAGTTGGACAATAAGGGACGTCGTTTACCGCTAGCCGATGGTGATACCATGCGTACGATCAATACACCGGCAGTGGGTGCTGCGTACGGCGTGCGTCGCTATCAGGCGCAAGCATCCGATGAAATTTCCATTGAGGTGGGTGATATGATTTCTGTTATCGATATGCCCAGTCCGGCTGAATCCATTTGGTGGCGTGGCAAGAAATCGCATTTACAAAAATCGCAATACGAAGTTGGTTTCTTCCCGCAATCGTGCGTGGCTACAATCGGTGATAAGGTGCCGCGTCATTTTCCCATGCCAGCGCCACTAGTAGGCCAATTGGATGTCTCGCCAACGAAACCGGTATTGCGTAAGCATGGCAAACTTATTGCATTCTTTCGTTCGTTCATCTTATCGCGGCCATCGCGGCGTCGCCTCAAACAGAGCGGCATTTATCGAGAACGTGTGTTCTCGTGTGATTTGTCCGAGCATTTACTCAACAGCGGACAAGAGATACCAATGGTTTTGAAATGTTGCGCGGAATTTATTGAAGAATATGGTATAGTCGATGGTATCTATCGACTTTCGGGTATAACGTCGAATATACAAAAGTTGCGACGCGCCTTCGACGAAGAGCGAATACCAGATTTGGGTAATCCGGAGATGAAACAAGACATACATGCGGTTAGTTCGTTGCTGAAAATGTACTTCCGCGAATTGCCAAATCCTTTGTGCACGTATCAGTTGTATGACAACTTTGTGGAGGCCATACAAGAGAAGAGCGAGTCGAACGAACGACTGCGGCTGATGAAGGAGACTGTACTGAAGTTACCGCCACCGCATTATCG CACATTGAAGTACTTGGCGGAGCATCTAAATCGCATCTCACAACACTCTGCACGCACCAGCATGAATGACAAGAATCTCGCTATAGTCTGGGCTCCCAATCTACTGCGCTCACCAGCACTCGAGTCCGGTGGTGTGGCCGCGCTACGCGGCGTTGGCGTACAAGCTGTCGTCACTGAGTACCTGATACGTAATTGTCACAATATTTTCGACGCCTTCGATGATATGAATGTGCGTCTCAGCTACATTGCCACAGCTGGTGCAGCACACGCCAACGAGACGCGACTCGACTCGTTAACAGATTGTGAGAGCTTGTTGGTAGAACAACGCGAACACGATCAATCGCTTTCCTATATGGAGCGTCCGAAAAGTCTTAGCACCGGCGGTCCTAAGTTGATTAGTTTAGAGGAGGCACAGGAGCGTCACTCACGTATCGATGGGCTCGATATGAAAACTACAATGCCCATAAATATGGTATCCAGTAATGCGGCCAATATTGGCTCATACATTGAAGTCGGCGGTGGACCATCTAGTCTACCTGATAAATATCATACAGTTTTGTCGGTGCCACGCAGCTGGCAAAAACGAAAAACACATTCGTGGAAATCGCTGTTCACACGTAATCAACGACCAATCAGCAACGGCGCACACGATTTGAAGACTGGAGCCGCGTCGACTGCAGTTGCTAGCAGCGTTGTGCCACCAGCGCGTCAGAAAGATGGCAGTCACACGCAGGTCACCTTTGCCGAAGCCGACTTGATCATCACAAATGCCGGTAAGGTGGGTAAGGCGCTGCACAAGCAAGAAAAACCGAAATCGATTGAACTATTCGAGACGAGCAATAGACGCGACGAGGTAGCCGGCAAACCGATGGAAGTCTGCGTACGTTCGAACTCCATCGATAGTCTGCGCACTGCTGGGCACTCACGTTCAGTTTCGCATGATTCCTACTTTGATTTGCTGCAGTCGCCACAACGTGGACATGTTACAACTTGTCCGTCACGCGAGCTCTCTGAATTGGGTTTGAATTTCGATCGTGAAGAGCCTGAGATGCGTATCTTCTCCGAAAGTGAATCGCTGGTGAGCTCACCACGCGTCGGCAAAGAGAATATACCACCATCTTCGTGTGCGGCTTCACGTCGCATACTGCGTGCGCGTCCCGAGGAGTTTTCCAGTCAGACAAACAGCGTTAATCCGAGTCCCAAAAAGCAGCCACGTCTCAATCTGCATCTTTCGCCAAGCGCAGCTTCCGCTTTGGCGAATAATTGGGCACAACAGGGCGGCGGCGGCGCTGCAGGGGTGACAAGTGGTACGATGTTAGACGCAGCTGGCAACGAGTTGGTATGCCATGAGCATCACGCACACCTCTCTAGTGACGAAAGTTGCTGCAAACGTTACAAGCTCGAGGATCAGTTGTCCGACATACAATTTATTGATTGCAGCACACCTGAGCACACCATAGCCAATCCACAGACGCTTTATGCCAGCGTGCAAGTACATGCGCCACCCAAGTCAGCGCTCTCCAAGAACTCGCTGTACAGCTCGACAGAGAGCACAAACAAATCGCAAGATGCCGTTAGCGCTAAGGCGGCACAATTCGAAAAAAAGTACGGCATAACTGCCAAAGGTGGTGAGAAGAAGTCAAGCGCCGGCGCGGCAGCAGCTGCCGCAGCAGGTGGCAGCATTATCAGCACGCGCTACAGTTACCCCACAGTGCAGTTGGGCGCTAAGCGTAAAGATCAGGATTCATTCAAAGAACGTTTCAGTTATCCCGGCTCGGGTGTGAGTAATGAGCGTCGCTTCTCGGCAAAAGATGCCGCAGCCCGCATGCAATTCGAGGATGAGCTGTTTGCCAAACGTGAGCTGGAGAGCATTACACAAGTACCTTATGGCAG AAACACAAACTACAACAATCATTCACATGCGCCCAAGAATCTACCCGATTTGATGCGGCCGAAAAATCGCAACAGCTACTGCAATGCCAATGAGGCACTAAATACGTTGCTATTACGCAATAGCACCAATGAAATAACCAAAGATCCCAAATCCGATATGGAACGTTCGAAAATTTCCGTTACACCTTCCTCACCAATGCAGAGTCCACGTTACTCGTTGTTGGTGGGCGAGACCAGCTCCGAGAATAGTTCAGCCGTAAATACGCCACAGTATGATTTGGAACCGCTAATGGCTACCTCCGCTATGTCGGGATTATCACAACTCTCGGGTGCATCCTcacaccaacagcaacaaccactGTTGTTGGGTGTCGACACTGGCAGTTGTTTGGGCACTTCTCACGAAAGTCTCGGCAGCAAT TTCACATCACACTCGAACATCACGAACGCCTCTCATCACGAACGTCGCGATATGCACGCACTTAAACGCGAGCTCTCACTTGATCTACAACCACTGACTACCAAGATGACCATCGACGGTGTAGATGGTATTGGAAATGGCGGTGCTGGGCATGCGTCTACATTGCCCTACAATAGACAACGAGAATTAGCACAACAACTCATTCCTTCGCCGAATAATTCAAATTTCACAGACAATACTAGTCAATCGGTGACGCCCAGCGAATTCGGTTATCAGAATTTGCAACGTCAGTCGAGCATGCATTCGTTGATTGAAACCGAAGCGGAGTCGCCGGCGTATGAAGAATACGAAAATACGCCGAGCAATATGGCCTCACCGTTGTTAGGCGCACAAAAACCGCCACCAGTAGGTGGTCCCACAAGCCCGATACGTGCTACAATAAGCATTACGTACAATCTGCGTAGTCCACGCGAAGAATTGCCAAGTAAATGTTACGCTGTAATGCGCGACAAGACGAAGACTGCCGCCAAGGGACCGCTGTTGGAAACGAGCTTCGATGAGAACACTGTATATGAGCAAGTGAGATTCTTTAGAAATTCAGTAACCGAGGTGAATCAACTGTTAAACGATGAACGCAAGTGCGCTGTGACGCTCGAGTGCCTGAAAGAGACGAATGAAAATGATATGCAGGAATTTAGTGCATACGAAAATGTACCGCTCTTAAATGAAGAGACAACTATCAAGGGATGTCGGCCAGATGTGCCGATGTGTGGCGAAAAAAATCTGTTAGACAGTTTAGAAGATGCCGCCGAGCATGAAGATGAGGGTTTGCTTTATGAAAACGTGGAGTTGCGCAAACCGAAAAGTGTATATGAAAATCTTCTGGGTGAACAATTGAAAGGCACGGAAGTAAGAGAAACAGATGCATCGGACAAATTGGAGTTGGATAGTTTGGATAGCATCAAAACCGATACAGATATTGTGAAAGCCGAATGTGTAGAGCTTGCTAACGTTAATACACAAGCGCTTGAACGCGAACCGCCGCATAGCGCCGGTATTGTCGAGAATTCAGCACGCAAGTCGCCTTCCAACTTTAGTGTCAAAGAGCTGGCTACGAAGTTCGAGAGTTCGCCCGTCGAGCAACTATCTGCATTTGACTTCAGCTCTCGCAGTTCAATTAAGAAGCACACTGACGTTGTGAATGCCGAACTGAAGACCTCACAAACAAGCCTCAGCTCAAATACCGAGCAGACGACAACAACAAAGGAGACTATAAACCCCAAACAGAAGCTGACAAAATCACAACAAATAACGCGTTCGCTGGATGAGAACGCATTTGTGCGCGAATTCGGCTCGAAACATTTGCAAGAGTTGAACACGCGCAGCACACAACAGCTGCCCGAGCTGGCCGAGGTAACGAATCGACGCAAAAGTTTCGACTTCACACGTCCGAAAACATTAAATCCGCCAAAGCGGCTGCCCGGCATACCGATCACAGAAGAGATTTGTTTTTCGAAGAGTGAAAAGACAGCGCACAAGCAGGAGAAAAGTTATAATCATGCGGTGGTAGATGCCGCACTAGAAAACGATTGCGAAACAGCCGAGCTGAAAATCACGCCAACCACAGAGAATCGCATCTCGCTCATACAGAATAACGTCAACTCGTCTGCACAGCAAGGAGCGGCTACGGCTAACTCAACTGCCGCCGCTATTAATGCCAGCGCCAGTGATCTGAGCAATTCTAATTTGAATTTGTCGACCAGCAGCTTGAAAGTGCTATCCGGCGTGAAGCTCGATCGCGAGCGCATTGACAAAATCAAAGAGGAACGCCGTCAGCAATTGACGCAAAAGTATCGCGGCGATACAACGAACTTCAAGTCGCGTTCGAAAACCGATCTGCACACGCCATCACATAAGGACGACGACAAATTTAATGGTGTCGAATCGTTGCGTGTCAAATCGAAATCCCGCGGAGACATGCGCGCTCTACAGCAGGAGAACGAAAATGTTAAAGAGCTGCTGGGTCGCGCACGCTTGCTGGCGGGCTCAGAGAGTACTTTGCATGCGCCACGCGTACGCAGCATTTCCGAtgagaaaaatcaaaattgtgatgcaaatacaataacaacggCAACAGTTCagaattcaaattcaaatgctACCAACAACAGCACCACAAATGACGTCACAACTAACTTAACGTCATCTCCAGGTAATGTAAACTACGCGAAGAAAACGCCCGCCGCACAGGAAGAGTTCTCGGCTCGCGCTACTGTACAGAAATTCGAGcgtaaaagttttgaatacGCCAATGGTATAGCGGCGCCGATAGCGTCATCCACAGCAGCGCGGGAACGCAATAACCGGAGTGAGGTGACAAGTGGTGGCACGAGTAATAGCTCTAGCGGTATTGGCAGCGTTGCAGCCCTGTCGACCAGTCGACAAAGTTTAACTTCAAC cCGTGAGAAAATCTCGCCACAATTCTCCATACGTGATATGACGGCGATGTTCGAGTCACGCTCGCAGAATTCTTAA